The Burkholderia cepacia ATCC 25416 genome includes a window with the following:
- a CDS encoding copper resistance CopC family protein, which produces MKTATFIRGTLAALGFVAIQAAHAHALPKTQEPAAGATLSTAPHAVSIGFSEALEPAFSSIAVTDSHGQSVADGKSSVDAGNRKRMHVALASLTAGTYTVAWIAVASDGHRTQGHYAFTLK; this is translated from the coding sequence ATGAAAACCGCCACTTTCATTCGCGGCACGCTCGCCGCACTCGGCTTCGTCGCGATCCAGGCCGCCCACGCACACGCACTCCCGAAGACGCAGGAACCGGCCGCCGGCGCCACGCTCTCAACCGCGCCGCATGCGGTCTCGATCGGTTTCAGCGAGGCGCTCGAGCCCGCTTTCAGCTCGATCGCCGTGACCGACAGCCACGGGCAGTCGGTCGCCGATGGGAAATCGTCCGTCGACGCCGGCAACCGGAAACGCATGCACGTCGCGCTGGCCAGCCTGACCGCCGGCACGTACACGGTCGCGTGGATCGCGGTCGCCAGCGATGGCCATCGCACGCAAGGCCACTACGCGTTCACGCTGAAATGA